The following are encoded together in the Planktothrix sp. FACHB-1365 genome:
- the serA gene encoding phosphoglycerate dehydrogenase, whose protein sequence is MPKVLVSDSIDQVGIDILCQVAQVDVRIGLPPEELVRIIPEYDALMIRSGTRVTQEIIEAGDNLKIIGRAGVGVDNVDVPAATRKGIVVVNSPEGNTIAAAEHALAMMLSLSRYIPDANQSVKSGKWDRKSFIGVEVYKKTLGIVGLGKIGSHVATAAKAMGMKLLAYDPFISQERADQIGCRLVDLDLLIRESDYITLHIPKTKETYHLFNAEVFSKMKPTARLINCARGGVINEADLAVALTNGQLAGAALDVFENEPLEADSPLRELGSKIVLTPHLGASTEEAQVNVAIDVAEQIRDVLLGLPARSAVNIPGLYPDVLEKLKPYLQLAETLGNLVGQLAGGRVDFLDVRLQGELAGTNSQAVVVAALKGLLSQALRERVNYVNASIEAKERGIRVIETRDAALTDYTGSLHLEAKGSLGSHSVTGALLGDQEIRITSVDDFPINVPPTRFMLFTLHRDMPGIIGKIGSLLGSFNVNIASMQVGRKIVRGEAVMVLSLDDPLPEGILAEIMKVAGIRDAYTVTL, encoded by the coding sequence ATGCCGAAGGTTCTTGTCTCCGATTCGATTGATCAAGTTGGTATAGACATCCTCTGCCAAGTCGCTCAGGTGGATGTCAGAATAGGTTTACCCCCCGAAGAACTGGTACGGATTATTCCAGAGTATGATGCTTTGATGATCCGGTCTGGAACTCGTGTCACCCAAGAAATTATTGAAGCTGGCGATAACTTAAAAATTATTGGTCGCGCGGGTGTGGGTGTGGATAATGTAGACGTTCCGGCCGCTACCCGCAAAGGGATTGTTGTTGTCAACTCCCCCGAAGGAAATACCATTGCTGCGGCCGAACACGCTTTGGCGATGATGCTGTCTCTATCTCGCTACATTCCCGATGCTAACCAATCTGTTAAAAGTGGAAAGTGGGATCGTAAAAGCTTCATTGGTGTAGAAGTTTATAAGAAAACCCTGGGTATTGTGGGTTTGGGTAAAATTGGTTCCCATGTCGCGACGGCGGCTAAAGCGATGGGGATGAAATTATTAGCCTATGATCCCTTTATTTCTCAAGAACGGGCCGATCAAATTGGCTGTCGGTTAGTGGACTTGGATTTGTTGATTCGGGAGTCCGATTATATTACGCTGCATATTCCCAAAACCAAAGAAACCTATCATCTGTTTAACGCGGAAGTCTTCTCTAAAATGAAGCCGACAGCCCGCTTAATCAACTGTGCTAGAGGGGGGGTGATTAATGAAGCCGATTTAGCCGTCGCCTTAACAAATGGCCAACTTGCGGGGGCTGCCCTGGATGTCTTTGAGAATGAACCCTTAGAAGCCGATTCTCCTCTGCGGGAATTGGGATCTAAAATTGTCCTCACCCCTCACCTGGGAGCCTCTACAGAGGAAGCTCAGGTCAATGTGGCGATCGATGTTGCCGAACAAATTCGGGATGTCTTACTGGGCTTACCAGCCCGGTCTGCGGTGAATATTCCAGGGTTGTATCCCGATGTGTTGGAAAAACTCAAACCTTATCTGCAACTGGCTGAAACCCTGGGAAATTTAGTCGGTCAGTTAGCTGGAGGTCGGGTAGATTTCCTAGATGTGCGTTTGCAAGGGGAATTGGCCGGAACCAATAGCCAAGCGGTGGTTGTGGCAGCCCTCAAAGGGTTACTGTCCCAAGCTTTACGCGAACGGGTGAACTATGTTAACGCCAGTATTGAAGCCAAAGAACGGGGAATTCGAGTGATTGAAACCCGTGATGCTGCCTTGACGGACTACACGGGATCACTGCATTTAGAAGCGAAGGGTTCTTTAGGTAGTCATTCAGTGACGGGAGCTTTATTAGGGGATCAGGAAATTCGGATTACCAGTGTTGACGATTTCCCGATTAACGTCCCCCCGACCCGATTTATGTTATTTACGCTTCACCGGGATATGCCGGGAATTATTGGCAAAATTGGCTCCCTTTTGGGTAGCTTTAATGTCAATATTGCCAGTATGCAAGTCGGACGTAAAATCGTTCGGGGTGAAGCTGTTATGGTCTTAAGCCTTGATGATCCTTTACCGGAAGGAATACTGGCGGAAATCATGAAAGTCGCTGGTATCCGCGACGCTTATACGGTAACGCTTTAA
- a CDS encoding DUF565 domain-containing protein has protein sequence MQNTRLNRLVNVINAQLGRWLLNPWRRISLLIISLLLGFALALAISSVAGQKANIDVTVALMVSILVEGVNWLAYSSPNRLRQSFWVENLNALKMGVSYGLFLLALMLGS, from the coding sequence ATGCAAAATACCCGTCTCAATCGACTTGTAAATGTTATTAATGCACAACTTGGACGATGGTTGTTAAATCCTTGGCGACGGATTTCGCTGCTGATCATTAGTTTATTATTGGGTTTTGCCCTAGCATTAGCGATTTCTTCGGTAGCGGGACAAAAAGCAAATATAGATGTAACTGTGGCTTTAATGGTGTCTATCCTAGTAGAAGGTGTTAACTGGTTAGCCTACAGTAGTCCCAACCGTTTGCGACAATCCTTTTGGGTCGAAAACCTGAATGCACTTAAAATGGGTGTGAGTTATGGGTTATTTCTGTTAGCATTGATGTTAGGTTCATAA
- a CDS encoding photosystem II S4 domain protein encodes MLPRDELLKGIENRESLARVLDLAEQALKTWEITLTDFLSPPELAESEKVFSRLTEVQMVAWGGYPQAERKRLGIARSDLPLDSSLVSVVVLEISGNFLFDPATHRDFLGSMLGTGIVRDKTGDIIVLGERGAQTIVTPELADFLELNLTQVRSVPVKTQRIDPSELKVKEPKKKELTTVEASMRLDAVASAGFGMSRSKMVSLIDGGDVRVNWKEITQASYQVKSGDLIAIRGKGRLEVKDIVITKKQRYRVELTRYQ; translated from the coding sequence ATGTTACCAAGAGATGAACTTCTAAAAGGCATTGAAAATCGAGAAAGTCTCGCACGGGTTCTCGATTTGGCAGAACAAGCGCTTAAAACGTGGGAAATTACCTTAACGGATTTTCTGTCTCCTCCTGAATTGGCGGAATCAGAAAAGGTTTTTAGTCGATTAACAGAAGTGCAGATGGTTGCCTGGGGAGGTTATCCCCAAGCGGAACGAAAACGTTTAGGAATTGCTCGATCTGATCTGCCTTTGGATTCTTCCCTGGTGAGCGTTGTGGTGTTAGAAATTTCGGGCAATTTTCTCTTTGATCCTGCCACCCATCGAGATTTTTTAGGTTCGATGTTAGGAACGGGAATTGTCCGCGATAAAACGGGGGATATTATTGTTTTAGGAGAACGAGGTGCTCAAACAATTGTTACCCCAGAATTAGCGGATTTTTTGGAATTAAATCTGACTCAAGTACGTTCTGTTCCGGTCAAGACTCAGCGCATTGATCCGAGTGAATTAAAGGTTAAGGAACCTAAGAAGAAAGAGTTAACAACGGTAGAAGCTTCGATGCGTTTAGATGCAGTTGCTTCTGCTGGATTTGGAATGTCACGCAGCAAAATGGTCAGTTTAATTGATGGGGGAGATGTGCGGGTGAATTGGAAGGAAATCACCCAAGCCAGTTATCAAGTGAAATCCGGTGATTTAATAGCAATTCGGGGAAAAGGACGTTTAGAGGTTAAGGATATTGTGATTACCAAAAAACAACGATATCGAGTGGAATTAACTCGGTATCAATAA
- a CDS encoding glycerate kinase, translating to MIEILQAWAHGQPPHVTDLELLEQWELSDSKRAILWGITPETVKLKLQGRSHLFCRLFQENLDFPLLSQQLETLWKFWLPFATQLAESRQQLGRPLVQGILGGQGTGKTTLAKVLTYILSLFHYDTISLSLDDLYKTYLERQQLQRVDPRLIWRGPPGTHDVKLGIQVLEQLRQPLPGQTIAIPRFDKSLWQGAGDRISSEFVTEIDIILFEGWFVGCRPIDPEGFNSAPEPIITLADQQFARDMNEQLKEYIPLWEKLDQLMILNPVDYRLSKQWRIQAEHDMISTGKSGMTDAEISQFVDYFWKALHPQLFINPLIKNPELVNLIIEINPDHSLGNISRNQ from the coding sequence ATGATAGAAATTCTTCAAGCTTGGGCTCATGGACAACCTCCCCATGTCACAGATTTAGAACTTTTAGAACAGTGGGAACTGTCTGATTCTAAACGAGCAATATTGTGGGGAATCACACCTGAAACTGTTAAGTTGAAACTACAAGGGCGATCACATCTTTTCTGTAGACTCTTTCAAGAAAATCTTGATTTCCCTTTATTATCCCAACAGTTAGAAACCCTTTGGAAGTTTTGGCTTCCGTTTGCGACCCAACTAGCTGAGTCTCGTCAACAGCTAGGTCGTCCTCTGGTTCAAGGAATATTAGGAGGACAAGGCACCGGGAAAACAACCCTAGCGAAAGTCTTAACTTACATTTTGTCTCTTTTTCACTATGACACAATCAGCTTGTCCTTAGACGATCTGTATAAAACTTATTTAGAACGTCAACAGTTACAAAGGGTCGATCCCCGTTTAATTTGGCGGGGGCCACCGGGAACCCATGATGTTAAATTAGGAATACAGGTGTTAGAACAATTGCGTCAACCCTTACCGGGTCAAACCATTGCAATTCCTCGATTTGATAAGTCTTTATGGCAGGGTGCTGGCGATCGCATTTCATCGGAATTTGTTACAGAAATCGATATTATTTTATTTGAAGGCTGGTTTGTGGGATGTAGACCCATTGATCCAGAAGGATTTAACTCTGCACCTGAACCGATTATTACCCTCGCCGATCAACAATTTGCCAGGGATATGAATGAACAGTTAAAAGAATATATTCCTTTGTGGGAAAAATTAGATCAATTAATGATTTTAAATCCAGTCGATTATCGATTATCAAAACAATGGAGAATTCAAGCTGAACATGACATGATTTCAACCGGAAAATCAGGCATGACCGATGCCGAAATTAGTCAATTTGTTGATTATTTCTGGAAAGCCCTCCATCCCCAATTATTCATAAACCCATTAATTAAAAATCCAGAATTAGTCAACTTAATTATAGAAATCAACCCCGATCATTCCCTTGGCAATATTTCCAGAAACCAGTAA
- a CDS encoding glycosyltransferase family 39 protein, which translates to MKLSSDREIKTLFSNQIKTRWFPFILVILGLGLIGGLAFFQNLGNLGLLDETEPLFAEAARQMLVTGDWITPYFNEETRFDKPPLIYWLMAIAYQIVGVNEWGVRLPSAVSAFILIGLGFYTLSYYVQKTQFYTVKKQEIQGLISPSYKPRFRTVLLHPLPWMGAILMAFNPEIVAWARIGVSDMLLTGCMGSALLAFFLGYATDEVKISESEFQEYSSVGLKNLTLPQNRANYWYLAFYILVALAVLTKGPVGIVLPILIIGSFLIYIGKGYQVLQEMRLWQGSLIFFVMTLPWYILVTLINGQSYINSFFGYHNFERFTSVVNRHGAPWYFYFIVVLIGFAPFSVYLPIAIASTKFWKRRCWQRQARIQQLPLFVVFWFAVIFIFFTVAVTKLPSYILPLIPASALLISLFWHNLIKNNHLVNPNVSLAGAIPKAFSLSIIFNIILVFSASIVSYFSKNLLGYDADMPNFRTDLQTSGLLNRSALIWGITTIGIIISGWKRRISGIFIVNILGFIVFFIWAATPTYSLLDHHRQEPLRHLAQTVVQERKLGEELMMVGFKKPSLVFYTQHPVQYAPEPTDAINYINSPEVENSSPKTLLILGHPRELTNIGLKPNQYKIIDQAGSYQLIRANIVKGNRELRIRNYELRITNYQRSTVNPFHILFL; encoded by the coding sequence ATGAAACTAAGTTCAGATCGAGAGATTAAAACCCTTTTTTCAAATCAAATTAAAACCCGTTGGTTTCCATTTATCCTGGTGATTTTGGGTTTGGGTTTAATCGGTGGGTTGGCTTTTTTTCAGAATTTAGGGAATCTGGGTTTATTGGATGAAACCGAACCTTTATTTGCAGAAGCTGCCCGTCAAATGTTAGTCACAGGGGATTGGATTACTCCGTATTTTAATGAAGAAACTCGCTTTGATAAACCGCCTTTAATTTATTGGTTAATGGCAATTGCTTATCAAATAGTTGGGGTCAATGAATGGGGGGTTCGTCTGCCTTCGGCAGTTTCGGCTTTTATTCTAATTGGTTTGGGATTTTATACGTTAAGTTATTATGTTCAGAAAACGCAATTTTATACCGTTAAAAAACAAGAAATACAAGGCTTAATTTCTCCCAGTTATAAACCTCGTTTCAGGACAGTTCTTTTGCATCCTTTACCTTGGATGGGGGCTATATTGATGGCTTTTAATCCTGAAATTGTGGCTTGGGCAAGAATTGGGGTTTCGGATATGTTATTAACAGGTTGTATGGGGTCAGCTTTATTGGCTTTTTTTCTAGGATATGCAACTGATGAAGTGAAAATATCTGAGTCAGAATTTCAAGAATATTCTTCTGTAGGACTTAAAAATTTAACTCTACCCCAAAATCGAGCAAATTATTGGTATTTAGCTTTTTATATTTTAGTCGCCTTAGCGGTTTTAACCAAAGGCCCTGTGGGAATTGTTTTACCGATTTTAATTATTGGTTCATTTTTAATTTATATTGGAAAAGGATACCAAGTTTTACAAGAAATGCGTCTTTGGCAAGGAAGCTTAATTTTTTTTGTGATGACTCTGCCTTGGTATATTTTAGTCACTTTGATTAATGGTCAAAGCTATATTAATTCGTTTTTTGGTTATCACAATTTTGAACGATTTACCAGCGTTGTTAATCGCCATGGAGCTCCTTGGTATTTCTATTTTATTGTGGTTTTAATAGGGTTTGCTCCATTTTCTGTTTATTTACCTATTGCGATCGCTTCAACAAAATTTTGGAAACGCCGATGTTGGCAACGTCAAGCTCGAATTCAACAATTGCCATTATTTGTTGTTTTTTGGTTTGCTGTAATTTTTATCTTTTTTACTGTAGCTGTTACCAAGCTCCCCAGTTATATTTTACCTCTGATACCAGCTTCAGCTTTATTAATTTCTCTATTTTGGCACAATCTAATAAAAAACAATCATCTTGTTAATCCTAATGTTAGTTTAGCTGGTGCTATTCCTAAAGCGTTTTCTCTATCTATCATTTTCAATATTATATTGGTTTTTAGTGCTTCAATTGTTAGTTATTTTAGTAAAAACCTGCTAGGATATGATGCAGATATGCCCAATTTTAGAACGGATTTACAAACCTCTGGACTCCTAAATCGATCTGCTTTAATCTGGGGAATAACCACAATAGGAATAATCATAAGTGGGTGGAAACGGCGAATTTCAGGAATTTTTATCGTTAATATTTTAGGATTTATTGTCTTTTTTATCTGGGCAGCAACTCCTACCTATAGTTTACTTGATCACCATCGTCAAGAACCTTTAAGACATCTCGCCCAAACCGTTGTACAAGAGCGAAAATTAGGAGAAGAATTAATGATGGTTGGCTTTAAAAAACCCAGTTTAGTTTTTTATACTCAACATCCGGTTCAATACGCTCCTGAACCGACTGATGCGATTAACTATATTAACAGTCCAGAGGTTGAAAATTCTTCCCCTAAAACCCTTTTAATTCTTGGACATCCTCGTGAATTAACGAATATTGGATTAAAACCTAATCAATATAAAATTATTGATCAAGCGGGTTCCTATCAACTCATTCGAGCTAATATAGTCAAAGGGAACAGGGAATTACGAATTAGGAATTACGAATTACGAATTACGAATTATCAACGGTCAACAGTCAATCCTTTTCACATTCTTTTTTTGTGA
- the prmA gene encoding 50S ribosomal protein L11 methyltransferase: protein MANSWWEIKVLCDPTLEDAVFWRMESFGCRGTACQIKNNSCLVSAYLPEEKAHLLDLAALSLLLRQDALCLEIPIPAVTWDLIDEQDWSTAWKQHWEPTPIGDRFLIYPAWLTLPEHSDRILLRLDPGVAFGTGTHATTQLCLESLEMRLGGEPNQAVIADIGCGSGILSIGAILLGASKVYAADNDPLATRSTKENCELNQIPPEKIIIQDGSIEQIISVAEQPVDGIVCNILAEVIIDLIPQFNAISKKNTWAVLSGILMDQAKPIADTLEQNGWVVATLWRRQEWCCFNIRRS from the coding sequence ATGGCTAATAGTTGGTGGGAAATTAAAGTATTGTGTGATCCGACGCTAGAGGATGCGGTCTTTTGGCGGATGGAATCTTTTGGTTGTCGGGGAACGGCTTGTCAAATTAAAAATAATTCCTGTCTGGTATCGGCTTATTTACCTGAAGAAAAAGCCCATTTGCTGGATTTAGCGGCGCTTTCTTTATTGTTACGTCAAGATGCTCTGTGTTTAGAAATCCCGATTCCTGCGGTGACTTGGGATTTAATTGATGAGCAGGACTGGTCAACGGCTTGGAAACAACATTGGGAACCGACTCCCATTGGCGATCGCTTTTTAATTTATCCGGCTTGGTTAACCTTACCTGAACATTCGGATCGGATTTTATTACGCTTAGATCCAGGGGTTGCTTTTGGAACCGGAACCCACGCCACGACTCAACTGTGTTTAGAATCTTTAGAAATGCGATTAGGGGGAGAACCTAACCAAGCGGTAATCGCAGATATTGGTTGTGGTTCGGGTATTTTATCAATTGGGGCAATTTTATTAGGCGCATCCAAGGTTTATGCTGCTGATAATGATCCCTTAGCGACTCGTTCTACGAAAGAAAATTGTGAATTAAACCAAATTCCACCCGAAAAAATTATTATTCAAGATGGAAGTATAGAACAGATCATTTCGGTGGCAGAACAACCTGTTGATGGTATTGTTTGTAATATTTTAGCAGAAGTTATTATTGATTTAATTCCTCAATTTAATGCCATCTCTAAGAAAAATACTTGGGCGGTTTTAAGCGGTATTTTAATGGATCAAGCTAAACCTATTGCAGATACTTTAGAGCAAAATGGTTGGGTTGTCGCTACCTTATGGCGGCGGCAAGAATGGTGTTGTTTTAATATTAGACGATCTTAA